In Populus trichocarpa isolate Nisqually-1 chromosome 7, P.trichocarpa_v4.1, whole genome shotgun sequence, the following proteins share a genomic window:
- the LOC7473142 gene encoding serine/threonine receptor-like kinase NFP, with product MAMAISLLSSFFTQALFFLVLVFFSTYVTAQAPPGTNFSCPVDSPTSCPTYISYLAQPPDFLDLGKISHLFGISRTLIASASNLVSEDTPLFPNQLLLVPIRCGCTGSQSFVNITYQIQQGDSIYSVSTISFENLTRWQEVEALNRSLTPTLLHAGDEVIFPLFCKCPSRTHLENGIEHLITYVWQPGDDLKKVAAMLNASERNIVIENNYDNFNAAVYNPIVIPVSKLPVLSQPYLTPERRGSKHLWIVIVAASIASTFFTCPLVAFLIHKRCSYKATKALDRTGSCLETSDVIQTKEPVKFESFEAKIKPDKLLPGVLGCLDKSIIYEVKAIMEGTMDLHEHYKIGGSVYRANINGCVLAVKKTKDDVTEELKILQKVSHANLVKLMGMSSESDREGNRFLVYEYAENGSLDKWLHPKSESSSSSVGFLTWKQRMQVALDVANGLQYLHEHTQPRTVHKDIRTSNILLDSTFRAKIANFSMARAATDSMMPKDDVFDFGVVLLELLSGKKAMVTKEKGEIVLLCREIKDVLEMEEKREERLRKWMDPNLERFYPIDSAMSLATLARLCTLEKSSERPSMAEIVFNLTVLTQSSPETLERWTSEVETEDFTRLVSPVTAR from the coding sequence ATGGCCATGGCAATTTCTTTGCTCTCTTCCTTTTTCACTCAAGCTCTATTTTTCTTGGTTCTTGTATTTTTCTCCACCTATGTCACAGCACAAGCTCCACCCGGCACAAATTTTTCATGCCCTGTTGATTCACCGACCTCATGTCCTACTTATATTAGTTACCTTGCCCAGCCACCAGATTTTTTGGACCTCGGAAAGATTTCTCATCTATTTGGGATCAGTCGTACGCTAATAGCAAGTGCCAGTAACCTGGTGTCTGAGGACACCCCATTATTTCCAAATCAACTCTTGCTTGTACCTATACGTTGTGGTTGCACTGGTAGCCAATCTTTTGTCAATATCACCTACCAAATCCAGCAAGGTGATAGCATCTACTCGGTTTCAACTATTTCATTTGAGAACCTCACCCGTTGGCAAGAGGTGGAAGCTTTGAACCGCAGTCTGACTCCAACCCTCTTGCATGCTGGTGACGAGGTTATATTTCCTCTGTTCTGTAAGTGCCCTTCAAGGACTCATTTGGAGAATGGGATTGAACATCTCATTACTTATGTGTGGCAACCTGGTGATGATCTCAAGAAAGTAGCTGCTATGCTTAATGCATCTGAACGTAATATTGTGATTGAAAACAACTATGATAACTTTAATGCTGCAGTCTATAACCCGATAGTGATCCCTGTGTCCAAGTTACCAGTTCTCTCTCAACCATACCTCACTCCTGAAAGAAGAGGATCTAAGCATCTTTGGATTGTCATTGTTGCTGCAAGCATAGCAAGCACTTTTTTTACCTGTCCTTTGGTTGCTTTTCTGATCCACAAGCGTTGTTCATATAAGGCAACCAAAGCTTTGGATCGTACTGGTTCCTGTTTGGAGACCAGCGATGTCATTCAAACGAAGGAACCTGTGAAATTTGAGAGTTTTGAGGCAAAGATCAAGCCGGATAAGCTGCTTCCAGGGGTTTTAGGTTGTCTGGACAAGTCAATCATTTATGAGGTTAAAGCAATTATGGAGGGAACCATGGATCTACACGAACACTACAAGATAGGAGGATCAGTATATAGGGCCAACATCAATGGCTGTGTCTTAGCAGTGAAGAAAACCAAGGATGATGTCACGGAAGAGCTAAAGATTTTGCAGAAAGTCAGTCATGCAAATCTGGTGAAACTAATGGGGATGTCATCTGAATCTGATAGAGAAGGCAATCGCTTCTTGGTCTATGAATATGCAGAAAACGGGTCACTGGACAAGTGGTTGCATCCCAAGTCTGAATCTTCCTCAAGCTCCGTGGGTTTCCTCACTTGGAAGCAAAGGATGCAAGTAGCACTAGATGTGGCCAACGGCCTGCAATACTTGCATGAACATACTCAACCAAGAACCGTTCACAAGGATATTCGAACGAGTAATATTCTTCTCGATTCCACATTTCGGGCAAAGATAGCAAATTTCTCAATGGCTAGAGCTGCCACAGACTCGATGATGCCTAAAGATGATGTATTTGATTTTGGAGTTGTTTTGTTAGAGTTGCTTTCTGGAAAGAAGGCCATGGTAACCAAAGAAAAAGGCGAGATTGTTCTGTTGTGCAGGGAAATAAAAGATGTCttggaaatggaagagaaaagagaggagaggtTAAGAAAGTGGATGGATCCCAACTTGGAGAGATTTTATCCCATTGATAGTGCCATGAGCTTGGCAACCTTGGCTAGGTTGTGCACACTGGAAAAGTCTTCAGAAAGGCCAAGCATGGCAGAGATTGTCTTTAACCTCACAGTTCTCACCCAGTCATCTCCAGAGACATTAGAAAGGTGGACTTCTGAGGTGGAAACGGAAGATTTTACTCGGCTCGTCAGCCCTGTCACAGCTCGTTGA
- the LOC7473143 gene encoding lysM domain receptor-like kinase 4 codes for MSKDASDKVTLLRKINHFNLIRPYTAFRVGILGFRFALDVTKGLHYFTDPTCVHKRICSNVLLNRHLKGKIGNFSLAHSLKEEEYMSSSMRLALGGKAYTAPEYIEYGLVTPEIYVYAFWVVLLELVTRKEAVFPYRMEKKCNYQKQ; via the coding sequence ATGAGCAAAGATGCGTCTGATAAGGTGACTTTGCTGAGAAAGATCAACCACTTCAATTTGATAAGGCCCTATACTGCATTCAGAGTTGGAATTTTAGGATTCAGATTTGCCTTGGATGTTACTAAGGGGCTTCACTACTTCACTGATCCTACATGCGTGCACAAGCGCATCTGTAGCAATGTTCTGCTCAACAGAcatttaaagggtaaaattgGCAACTTCAGCCTTGCACATTCATTAAAGGAAGAAGAATATATGAGTTCTTCAATGAGGTTGGCTTTGGGGGGAAAAGCTTACACGGCACCTGAGTATATAGAATATGGCTTGGTGACTCCTGAGATTTATGTATATGCTTTTTGGGTTGTTCTGCTGGAATTGGTCACCAGAAAGGAAGCGGTTTTTCCATACAGGATGGAAAAGAAATGCAATTATCAGAAGCAATAG
- the LOC7473141 gene encoding protein DA1-related 1 yields the protein MRWWTKFLKGSSHKGHYHRRYEDRYRDEPRQSVDDSSGFDKEEIECAIALSLSVEDQKGKKVIEEDTESEQSEEDYQTHQSEEDYQTHQSEEDYQTHQSQEDYQRHQPEEDEKDVNAQLEGDEQLAKAMQENLSVEPPPQARYDSGNVVPPYAFFFPSSYRICAGCNTEIGQGRFLSCLDSVWHPDCFRCDACNLPISDYEFSMSGNRHYHKSCYRNQHHPKCDVCNNFIPTNSSGLIEYKVHPFWKQKYCPSHERDGTPRCCCCERMEPRDTRYLSLDDGRKLCLECLDSAVVDTLECQPLYFEIREFYEGLNMKVEQEIPLLLVERTALNEAMEGEKNGHHHLPETRGLCLSEEQTVTTVSRRPRIGAEQRSIDIITESYRLSRRCEVTAILILYGLPRLLTGSILAHEMMHAWLRLKGYPNLRPDVEEGICQVLAHMWLDSEIYSSSGNEGASSSSSSPPPPPSKKGQQSDFEKKLGEFFKHQIESDESPAYGEGFRVGNQAVLKYGLRTTLDHIRMTGNFPV from the exons ATGCGTTGGTGGACCAAGTTTCTCAAAGGTTCTAGCCATAAGGGGCACTATCATAGGAGATATGAAGATAGATATCGGGATGAGCCTCGCCAATCAGTG GATGATTCATCAGGTTTTGACAAAGAAGAAATCGAATGTGCTATTGCACTTTCCCTTTCTGTAGAAGatcaaaaagggaaaaaagtaATTG AGGAAGATACTGAGTCGGAACAGTCAGAGGAAGATTACCAGACCCACCAGTCAGAGGAAGATTACCAGACCCACCAGTCAGAGGAAGATTATCAGACCCACCAGTCACAGGAAGATTACCAGCGCCACCAGCCAGAGGAAGATGAGAAGGATGTGAACGCTCAATTGGAAGGAGATGAGCAACTTGCCAAAGCtatgcaagaaaatttaagtGTGGAGCCTCCTCCTCAAGCTCGTTATGACAGTGGAAATGTAGTTCCACCTTATGCATTCTTCTTTCCATCAAGCTACAG GATCTGTGCTGGGTGCAACACTGAGATTGGTCAAGGACGGTTTTTGAGTTGCCTGGACAGTGTTTGGCATCCTGATTGTTTTCGTTGCGATGCTTGCAATCTGCCAATTTCTGATTATGAG TTTTCAATGTCTGGGAATCGTCATTATCACAAATCCTGCTATAGGAATCAGCATCATCCAAAATGCGATGTTTGCAACAACTTT ATTCCTACAAATTCATCTGGTCTCATTGAGTATAAGGTCCATCCTTTCTGGAAACAAAAATACTGCCCCTCACATGAGCGTGATGGAACTCCTCGTTGCTGTTGCTGTGAGAGAATGGAG CCTAGGGACACGAGATATCTATCGCTTGATGATGGAAGGAAGCTGTGTCTAGAGTGTCTAGACTCTGCAGTAGTGGATACTCTTGAATGCCAACCTCTTTACTTTGAAATACGAGAATTTTATGAAGGTTTAAATATGAAGGTGGAGCAGGAAATTCCTTTACTTCTGGTTGAGAGAACAGCCCTAAATGAGGCCATGGAGGGAGAAAAGAAT GGTCATCATCACTTGCCCGAAACCAGAGGGCTCTGCTTGTCGGAAGAACAAACTGTTACAACA GTTTCGAGGAGGCCAAGGATTGGGGCAGAACAACGTTCCATAGACATAATAACAGAATCTTATAGGCTAAGCCGTAGGTGTGAAGTGACTGCAATTCTCATTCTGTATGGCCTTCCCAG GTTGTTGACTGGTTCGATTCTGGCTCATGAGATGATGCATGCATGGCTTCGACTTAAAG GCTATCCCAACCTCCGTCCAGACGTTGAAGAAGGCATATGCCAGGTGCTGGCTCACATGTGGCTGGATTCCGAGATTTATTCTAGTTCCGGAAATGAAGGTGCTTCGTCGTCTTCTtcctcaccaccaccaccaccatcaaagAAGGGGCAGCAGTCTGACTTTGAGAAGAAACTTGGTGAGTTTTTCAAACACCAGATCGAGTCAGATGAGTCGCCGGCTTATGGAGAAGGGTTCAGGGTAGGTAACCAGGCAGTGCTGAAATATGGCCTCCGGACAACCCTTGACCACATTCGGATGACGGGAAACTTTCCTGTTTGA